Genomic DNA from Lactuca sativa cultivar Salinas chromosome 8, Lsat_Salinas_v11, whole genome shotgun sequence:
aagtcggacgctacatcaaacttggttctctgaaccacgtaacctactcatcgtagtcggacttaatatgacatgaccactagggtcagaataacaatcgTCATCTTAGTCatttaccgaaacaatggtaacgacattcttgaataaaacggaatcagttattggcttcttggtaaccttgtgactttccctgatccaagtgtgagtcttgtgcttccagtagtataggcctctactaccattcacacctactcatactcatcccaagtattgtctcgcagttttccaagtcatcatcacaaaaaaacaatttttaacacatataaatgtgtccaaacaatcataaaattttccatagactctactaggacttcttccatgcgtatgtttaatcattaattctacttcaactcggttggcGGTGGAAACTCCATATGATGGGACAACTTAatgaattacaccaatcgttccatcatcccgcCGATCGAAGGTGTACTTTGGACGTCTCGTACTCTTCTAAACACACTGTTATTTTACCATACATATTCTAAAggaaagataccactcttacgatatcttccgatatatatcattcactatcataagccttttcatttccACCATTTACACAATTTGCTACCAGCCTTCACCATGACGTTACGTTCACGGAAGCATGCGTTCAGTGCATCAAGACAAGAATATAGATAGAGAAGATTTAGACGTGTAaacctccttattactccgaaaagttacatgccagttctaatagcgtaattaaacgtttagaaacctgagcacataaaatttctagacccggtcggcaacagaccatagatccgattatacatttagcatcataaagcatcataaatcatttagcacataaaagcatgttatgCATTTTCcataaataagctagtgcttgtgtctattcaggtgtattacctaagacacactcctcaccatcattgcttagcattctaagtttaagtctagaaataaatccatattcctagttcgcttaaactaatgctctgataccaactgtgacatccccattttcacggccagaaaagaccgattttgtttatgctttgtaaaaatcagagtacttcttttcataaaaatgttgcagaatttgttcccagaaaaacatgttagatacgttattaaaacattttcgaagaaacgtattttattcattttaaaacgtttgggatgtcatcgtcaatacaaaaacataagcataaacagaacttacatttattacactagtgatctacatctctttaatctctcagtgtaatgtgacttcataacaacacctgtgatataaataaactgagtgggtcaggttgggaaacctggtgagtacatagggttttcaacccacaataatataattattatgttcaatcatcaaacaattaacccaattacccatccccattatcttttttATTCCTAAGTAtcctccctaaggatttatcctaagggtcgtctcctacatcatattttacctctcatctccttacaaagaataagggtgaaagaaatgcacctgaatctcggggtgttacaagaaGTATCAGActtgttgttaaagaagttggtagctagaataatttaattggttaagaataatactaatcacatatggcctcaaacctttgcttatgtctaatacactttagacaatccacacaccaattcacgacagtcttcattcatacctacttccaacatatgaacgactgtgacccgttcgaataatttgactgttcttaaccaattaaattattcaggaagtcaaaacatgcaaagtgaaacacaagaataatactaatcacatATGGCGTCCAaactaagcgcatgagtacgcgcagcgtacccctctggtatgctcaacgtactcacttgctaggttccctccactcaaggaccaatcatgaccaattgacaaagaataagggtgaaagaaatgcacctgaatctcggggtgttacaagaaGTATCAGAattgttgttaaagaagttggtagctagaaatgctacacgttaaaatgtgattatatcacattagaccatgaaggaaggcatattccattccgaaatttgactctaagagacctaaatctaagcgttgcaacatacgatgataggtcattagaatatgacacatcgatccatagtagtaataaaataacttatctcaagttcgtatccagtgaggatcgagattgtgacttgaaggtcataatttggagtctagcctgaggtagagagcaggtgcacgatcgagtactgcttacattcaatgagtctaagagaaagacttgaaggaatatagaagttataattattaactaggatgaagagatgacgtatggagtcattatacgagccctgtttcgttgatgattccaggacgtaatcatcctaagggggagataattgtaacgcccgcagatccgggctagtcaatttagaggcaataggggtcgaaaatgactttttgacaaaatattatttagaataaataatcttaaccaagttgtagaatatgtcacaaggtttctgtacatataaagaacgccgaaattcgagttataatgaagaagttatggcccgtcgaagtttcgagacgaaaccggcacgacaccgggaagcataaatagtgaatttatgatagagcaagatttagccttagcgacctaaacgaaagtcgtagaatatgttaaaccgagaaaatccatgaaaagaacgaccaaatatgacttcgtatgaagaagttatgatttttctaagatttggcttagcagtgcacgacccgaaactcgaattttagttcgagcggtttttggcttccatgacctaaatgagagttgaagattgttgggtcaatattttggtttatactttgcttttctaggaaattgatttgttatgtaatattgtatatgtgtttacggtcaggaagtgagtttacgaccgtaaacagagtttacggccgtaaactcagtttgcGGCCCAGTCcagtatatataggggtgaggggtgtgaggaaaagagtgatgaacaccaaggagcttaagtgtgtgcatttgaaggtgttctagagagaaagagaacaagtgtgtgttagtgtgtgtgagtctttgtatccggatcttcagtctaatcatatcatacatagattcatcatcattcttcttctccttctcttctatttgatctgacatcatccgtttgattgggattccgcaccatcaaacggatctgattgatacacaagcatttttggggacttacaattggtatcagagcagtaaaCTGGTATCAAACTCATCCGATCGAGATTTTGTGTGTTCAAGTTGTTGTTTTCATCGATTGATTGTTGGATTTTGCGTTCTGAGCTTTGAAGAAACATTTCGTCTGAAAATAACGAGTTTTTAAAGACTGTTTGAGAGTTTGCTACCAACCGTAAACTCTGTTTACTGTTCATTCAGAAACCGTAATCACTAAAAACTCCTACACCATAAACCCAAGAACCGTAATCCCATaccgtaaactctgtttacggtCGCAATCATTTCAACTACCCTCAACCGTAAACTAATTTGAAACTGTCAAATcattttcaaatggattctcaaactcattttcaggaacttgatgctgttatgggcactACTACACGCATTCCGAGATTGATGTCTACTGAAGGTTTTCCCGAGTGGAAATACAGAATCGAGAAgtacatcaaaatgaaagatttcaagatttgGAGAAGCATACTTAGAGGTCCTGTCAGAGTGACTATGACCGTCGGAGGTCAATTGATTGACAAAGCTATTGAGGACTATACTGATGAAGAATTTGAACTAGTTGAAGAACaggaaagagcattagccaccttaaccatggcattatctcctgatattgctcaaggttttcgtgagtacacttctgctaaagctctatgggaagctttTATTGAGGTCTAcgagggcaatgaagatatgaaagaaagtAGGCAGGACATGCTAAGACAGAAGTTTAACATGTTTAACTACATTCCAGGAGAAACCCTCGAGGCTCAACTGCAAAGATTCACCgctctcacaactgacatgaacatTTCAGGGATCTGTTTgtccaagtcagaaatcaacaagaaacttctgaatgcaaTTCCTCgttcatgggatatgaatgttgctgtaattaagaaaaccaaggacttggttcgTCTCACTGTTGCAGAGGTTATGGAAATCATCAAAgcttgtgacattgatgacaaacagagagaaatcaaccataTGAATTCATATTCTACTACAAACCTTGTTGTTTCATTCAACAATACAGCACTATCATCCTTCATGACttcctcaggtcaagctttcacAGCTCAACAACCTCAGACTCAAACCCTCAATGCTGCAACATCCATCCCTCAACATCAACCTTCAAGTGTGCCATCTCAACAAACTGTTTCTGCTTCCAATGTGTCAGCCAAAGTCTCCTATTCAAACACCAAAGAATCTGATGAAAATCTTGCTCTAGCCACTGGGCTAGTTAATTGCTACAATGCCTTTGTAGCCGGAGATTTTCCACCTCAGCTATCCTTTGCTGACTTGGACCAGATACATCCCAAAGATGTAGAGGAAATGGACATTACTTGGCAGATTGCCATGGCTGTTTTTAGAGCCAAACAATTCGCCAAGAAAACAGGGAAAAATAACTGGGCTATGAATGCTGACAAAAAGGTGGGATTCAACAAAAGTATGCTGAGATGTTTTAATTGTCACGAGCCGGGTCACTTTGCTCCTGACTACCCGAAGCCAGATCGCAGAGTAAACAACAACCGACAGATGGTCGCAGTGGGAAACAATCGTGTAGGAGCTACAACCAATGGAGAAATAGCTATGGTTGTTCAATCATTTGATTGGGAGGATCAAATTAAAGCTTTAAACATCACAGGGTCAGAAAATACTCATTTAGCTCAAATTGATGATGCTGCTTCAAAGAACAATGATACTGATCCTGAGGCAgaaatgatggagctgcagtttgccCTAATGGTTTCCACCTCCTCTGAGCCCAAGAAAAGCAAGGTAAATCTACCGTCTTGTTCTTTTGCTTGCAAAGAATATGTTACACTTCTTCGAAATGAAATTCAAACTTTACGTAGGCGAgtagaggaccttaaatatgagggtTATCAACTTAGGAAGGGACAGAAACCACTTAAGgcccaactagaagccaaaataaaagattttagaAAAAGTCAATCAGAATTCAGTAAAAAGTGTGAAATTTATGATTATACTAAGACACAACTTGATGTTGTGaccaaagaacttgatgagttaaAAATTAAAAGTGGAAAAACAGATGTGAGTTTCAAAAATTATTATGCTTCTAGTAAAATAGTTGAGTCTTTGTATGAAACCCAATTGAAATTTaaggaaaatcaaaacaagggtttagggtatgattGTGTTCCTCCTCCTTTTAATCATTACTACACATCAATCCCTTTGACACAgaacgaaactgacagggagccacatcttcgatatggcaaacctgCTGGTTTTGTTTCAAGAGGTTTTATTAACATTGAAAGTACTAATTTTTCTACTTCCTCTGCAGATACACCCTTAGATCAGGCCAAGTGTGAAGCTGGGGAAtctgtttttgtttttaattttgatttttctaTTGTGAACAAATTTGAGTGTGTTTCTGATGATAAGACTGAAAAAGCTCCTTGTGTTAGCTCATCATTGGATAatgttgaatttaattttttcgaTATGTCTGATGAATTGTTTGGTAAttctgatgcttgtgattctcatGAGGAATCATCAACTCCACAAGTTAAATCAAATGAGGCACCCTCACTTGTTTCTCAATCTAATTCTCATGCATGTTCTTCTAAGAAGAGTAAGAGTGTCTGTAAagaaaataaatctgaaaaatgcaattcaaattcaaataataaacagatttgttttaattgtggagTTGGTGGTCACATAGCTAGAAACTGTCAAAATAGGATCTTTGTAAACTATCTGTCACCAAGAGGGGAGAATGAGtctcgaggaaggtctttaattagaaaatcctcaagaactcATTCTCAAAGTAAGGATCAGAAAGATAGTAAGAACAGAAAAGGGGCTGTTTTTCAAACAAATAAAAAGGATTTTACTAACAAAACTCGAAACAGGTTGTCAAAACCGAACAAGGCTCAgccaagatcggtttcgtcaaaAAGCAATTCTAGATCTTCTACTAATTTTGGTAGAAAATCCAGAAGGTCTATGCAAAATCGTGTGAAGTCTATttcaaaatcatcagagactgttGTAAAACCTAAACTTCAATGGAAGCCCAAATCACTCTCAAGTTCATCGTTACCTCCCTTTGA
This window encodes:
- the LOC111896584 gene encoding uncharacterized protein LOC111896584, yielding MGTTTRIPRLMSTEGFPEWKYRIEKYIKMKDFKIWRSILRGPVRVTMTVGGETLEAQLQRFTALTTDMNISGICLSKSEINKKLLNAIPRSWDMNVAREINHMNSYSTTNLVVSFNNTALSSFMTSSGQAFTAQQPQTQTLNAATSIPQHQPSSVPSQQTVSASNVSAKVSYSNTKESDENLALATGLVNCYNAFVAGDFPPQLSFADLDQIHPKDVEEMDITWQIAMAVFRAKQFAKKTGKNNWAMNADKKVGFNKSMLRCFNCHEPGHFAPDYPKPDRRVNNNRQMVAVGNNRVGATTNGEIAMVVQSFDWEDQIKALNITGSENTHLAQIDDAASKNNDTDPEAEMMELQFALMVSTSSEPKKSKVNLPSCSFACKEYVTLLRNEIQTLRRRVEDLKYEGYQLRKGQKPLKAQLEAKIKDFRKSQSEFSKKCEIYDYTKTQLDVVTKELDELKIKSGKTDVSFKNYYASSKIVESLYETQLKFKENQNKGLGYDCVPPPFNHYYTSIPLTQNETDREPHLRYGKPAGFVSRGFINIESTNFSTSSADTPLDQAKCEAGESVFVFNFDFSIVNKFECVSDDKTEKAPCVSSSLDNVEFNFFDMSDELFGNSDACDSHEESSTPQVKSNEAPSLVSQSNSHACSSKKSKSGQLWRNIVRPWYVDSGCSRHMTGDISQLSKIQSFNGGYVSLAGGDGGKITQRGTVTNGVLSFENVNFAPELKHSLLSVSQICDKGYSTHFTDKECMILKPGIVIPEEWILVKSKRAGNAYIIDMNNNLPEQVTCLFSKVFEHNAMLWHRRLGHANAKNLNRLAKNEMVRGLPVKIAEIIDIAIHQEYNIFL